Sequence from the Castanea sativa cultivar Marrone di Chiusa Pesio chromosome 12, ASM4071231v1 genome:
ACTGTTTGACCATTACTTTTGATCTACAAAGAATTTTTTAGTGAGGTTTGTTTAATTGGAAAGTAGAATCTTTGGCTTCAATTTGAacacaattttttcataatttggaTTTATATTGAGTAATTTATGACTATTTGAAGTCAAGCCATTAAAACTGTCAAGAATTAGGGCATGTGTACGCAAGAATCAAGGGTGTATGCGCACCCTCAAAAGATGCGTATGCAGGCTAATTTTCTAGGCAATAGAACTTCATTTTTAAGTGCCTTCTTTGATGTGGGCCGGCCCCTAGACCCTTGGGAACATCCAAAGACCATTAAAAATCTccgaaaaccctaattttaacttataaatactcATTTTATGTCTGCAATCAAAACCCTAGTTAGAAAGAGTGATTTTTTGGCCTCCATCTTCTCTAAAaccctattttcttttttcaaaaccctaacacAACACCTTTGTAcgtttttttacaaataaaaaagctCTCTTTAGTTAGTTCCAaggcagaaattttttttttcaaattgtttttctaaaacattttcaaaatattttgttcttgAGTTATGATTACTAAccattgttgtgttctttaattatttttgttatctcAATCTAATATTTGTGTTGTAGGCACAGAGGGGTCGGTTAAACTATCTCAAATCTGTGATTTTAAAGCAACGTGAGTCTCTCTTCCATGATTTCTCACTTTGCTATATAGGATTCACATGATTCTTTGTTTGATGTTATCATAAGTGTTCTTATCATGTTTGATTGATGTTATGATCTTTTTTATATgttctaatataattttaggTTGTCTATAATCtgttcttcttgttcttggtttgttattttagttttatgtaaagtttaacatatttatttatttaatgtagtttaatttaattctttgagtttgtttctaaattattttttttaagttgatgtttgttttatttgctTCATGTTTATTTAGTGTTTAGGCTTCTAACATGCTTGTTTGATCTCAcatattatatctttctttgaTTAATCTttataaatgtaattttttgaatCTGTGCTAAAGGATGTGTACACATCCATCAAGTAGGCGTGCGCATGGTTCAACCATGCATACGCATAGTTGAGTATGCATACGTACCCCGAACCTAGATTAGGGAAAAATTCTTGTTTCcgtttatttagttatttttcacATGATATTTGATTCTGTTTGACTATGTTTAGGTTAATTaattgtgtttaattatttttcatgtttgtttgAATCTTTTTGCcatatttggtttattttataatctttttgCCATGTTTGGTTTATTATGCTGTTCTTACTTAAATGGGAGAATTATTTTCCATCATAATTTTCATTAAGGACACCTATTAATAAATCATttcaagaaatattttatggaaaattgaaaaagctaaAAAGTTCCTAAAGGGCGCCTCTTAGTAAAAACCTtgaaaaaaaacattgaaatcaAAAGGTCCATCCTCACCATTAACAACAATGCCATCCATATGGCATGAAGTCAAATGTGACCATATTAGGGGCTCATGTCCATCCATATGGCATGAAGTCAAAATAGCGtgcaagtatatttttattttataattattattacattCAATCAAAAGGAGATTGAACTGAGTTCTCCATATAAAGGAGGCAAACGACATTATTGAACTATAAAGCTCCTTGCATATAATGCAAGCTTATTGAAAACAGATACTTTTGGCAAGCGTTCTCCATATAAAGGAGacaaacaatattattgaacTATAAAGCTCCTTGCATATGCAAGCTTATTGAAAACAAATACTTTTGGAAAGCATGGTTTATATTTCTGTCTAGGATTGATAGAGTCTGGAAGCAAGGCGTGGAGTGAGAAGAACTTCAAGGGGAGTTGCCTTAGGTAACGTAATGCCCAACCCTTCCATCATGTCTACCGGCATATTTGATGGGGTCGTGAACTCAAATCCCTGAAGCAAGCGAGCTAGTGCCAGGTAAGATACTTGCAACGCAAATGTGTAACCCGGGCAGGCTCGTCTCCCAGACCCAAATGGTATGAACTCAAAATGTTGACCTGAAGCATCTATACTTGCATGGCTTGTGAGGAACCTCTCTGGTAGAAACTTTTCTGGGTCCTCCCAAATTCTTGGATCTCGGTGCAACTTCCACACATTAACAAGCAAACGAGTACCCTTTGGGACGTAATAGCCACAAACATGACAATCCTCCATGGCCTCATGTGGAACTGACAGGGGGCTTGGTGGGTACAAGCGCAACGTTTCCTTCACTACGGATTGGAGGTAAACTAGATCTTTGATATCATGGTCGTCCACCCACCTGTCTCTACCAACCTTGAGATCGAGCTCTTCTTGAGCTTGCTTTAAAGCGTGCTTGTTATTCAATAATATGGACAGGAGCCATGTCAAGTTTAGAGATGTAGTGTCAGAGCCAGCCAAGATGAGATTCTACAACATGAAATTGAGGCCCCACTTAATTAGAAGTGCACTGGTTATTAGTTATTACACAGTgtatgtaacaaatttttccCTAATTAGAAAGCAATGTTTCTTTATAGGGTATTATATTCTttgtaaataaaagaaagtacggtcaatatataataaattagaaTGAACATGGGTCAAagtcgagagagagagagagagagagagagagagagagagagagagagagagagagagagagagagagagagagagagagagagagagagagagagagagagagttacacctgatgtaacttTTAGTAATGTTAcactactcaatattttttaattagatgcaaatattgacaaatctaccgttaaattacattatcttcgtatatttgtcatgcttgcaaaatttcaaggtgatcaaagattaatagccatgtcatcaatcaattgttaaaattcaagtttttgtagtttaaaataatgcataaaagatgagtttatggattaaatggtaaataacatccaattgatatgaaaatttacATGCACGTTAAGAGcatatagaatatgtaattcaacggttggattttcaaaacattaattcaataataagttactAGGTGGGTAAttttaaacaatgttacaccactcaatattttttaattggatataAATATTGATAAATCCATcgttaaattacattatcttcatgtATTCGTcgtgcttgcaaaatttcaagataatcaaagattaatagccatgttaCCCATCTTTAAAGAGTTACACCATATTGCATTATctctaaagagttacaccaTATTTGCCGCATTTTTATCACCTGCTTCTTGCCACAGAGTTAAGTACTGGATTTTGAACAAAGTTCCATTTTTGTGAGGGAATGGGATTTCTGACTTTGGAATCTTGCTCATCATTCCCCCATATGGATTAAAGATCATCAAAGGACCGTCTTCTTGAAATAACCTTTGCCAAAGTCCCTCAAGTCCTGTCTCTAGAACTGGTTCTTTGACAAAGTCTGATTTGGCTTTGAAATAGTTCTCgaatataacactttttttgggtttagaaataaatataaaatataataaatgaggaataattaatgagatcctaataaaaatattagcactaatgaatgttttttttttactgttggatctacttaaatccgaTAGTTTAAAAAAGGTttaactctttagagttacatcaagtgtaacttgaacccatctcatatatatatatatatatatatatatcccaatTGATTTTAAGTGTAGACAGAGTTTAatctatatcttttatttaacaaaataaaaaaatttaccaattgaactaactgaaattacaaaataaaataaaaacatggtTGATTAATTAAGTTGTGCGACAAATGACTATAACTTACCATTGCTGTTGCCTTTATAATGGTTTCACGCGAATGGCCAAATGCGGCATCATCCTCAATTTCGGATAACATGACATCGATGAAGTCCAGCTCGTCGGTTGGTTCACTACCCTTCAGCCTTCTCATACTATGTTCTTCAACCCAACCTCCTGCCACAGAGTCCAATTCCCTTGCAATACGCTTCATAGATTTTACTTGGCCCAGCAAATCAAAACATCCTAGAAATGGAATCAGATCCGAAATGATAGGGACCCCAGCTGTGTACATGAAGGCTTTAATATTTTTCCCTACACGTTGTGCCTCTCCATCATTTCCATGATTGAAGTTATCAAAATATCTCTTCCCTGCAATCATTTTAGTGATAATATTAAAGGTTAGGCGCTCAACCCACTCACTAATCACCACTTTGGCTTGGTTGCCCTCGTTGCTCTTGCAGAGAGTGTACAAATCTTTAATCAAAGTTTCCACCTCGAATACTTGCACATTCTTTAGTGTTTCAAGCCGACGACTAGAGAGGAGTTCTAGCTTGGTTAGCTTTCGCATCTTGAGCCAATATTTTCCATAACTGGAAAACCCAAATACTGCATAGTTGTAGCCAAGGTGCTTTCCTTGGCTAGACATTGGACGTGCAGCAAAAGCCTTGTCATTTGTAGTGAAGCACTCCTTCACTGCCTCGTGACTGCTAATCACAAGTGCAGGTTTCATGCCAAGTCTGATCATGAAGATGGGACCATCTTTATCAGCCATAGCACCTAAGGTTCGTGCAATTGGGTTTTGGCCGCGTAGTTTATGAAGGTGACCTATGATTGGCAAGGCACCTGATGGCTCTGGAGCCAACATACCCTTAATTTTGTGACTACCAGTTCTCACCCTCCATCGATTGTACAATAGAGCCAATAGAAAAAACCCTGCAATTGCAAGTAGATGGGAAGTAATTTCCATGATGTCCTCAAACTTGAGGGAATGGAGAATACTATGAACGTTTTGCCCACAACTTGGTAGTATCTTATAACGGTGAGAACAACTCACAGGCTGATTTTTGTGACTCACGTTGCTTGACTGGTCATAGTTGTagacccttcttcttcttttgtgctGAAAGTCATAGTTTTCGACTTGCTCGGAGCTCAATTGTCATGATACAAGAGATTTGTATTCGTCAATGTtgtcaattcttttttttgctgaaagccATAGTTGTGGACTTGCACTGCCTCTCAACTGTCATGGTGTTGAGACTTGACTTGGGTTCTCATCCTCTATAATTATGTTAAATATATTTACAACACAACATGTTATACCATGTTGTATATGCTAGAATGGTTGCGAAAGGGGAAACATAGAATAAGAATACCGAGAACGTGAGAGTTACGTGGTTCAACCTTGTCGGCCTACATCCACAAATGAAAACCTTAAGGGCAGcatctttattgtataagaatgtaatataataacctGTGTTACAATAAACTATAACATGACTTATATAAGAGAttaaaccctagactactaATACAAGTAGGAGTGTACTTAGGCTTATTATAttgggctaatatgtctaatacATTTCTAACAAATTAGAATGCATGAAAGTCAGGGGTGGCT
This genomic interval carries:
- the LOC142621277 gene encoding cytochrome P450 CYP82J17-like; this encodes MEITSHLLAIAGFFLLALLYNRWRVRTGSHKIKGMLAPEPSGALPIIGHLHKLRGQNPIARTLGAMADKDGPIFMIRLGMKPALVISSHEAVKECFTTNDKAFAARPMSSQGKHLGYNYAVFGFSSYGKYWLKMRKLTKLELLSSRRLETLKNVQVFEVETLIKDLYTLCKSNEGNQAKVVISEWVERLTFNIITKMIAGKRYFDNFNHGNDGEAQRVGKNIKAFMYTAGVPIISDLIPFLGCFDLLGQVKSMKRIARELDSVAGGWVEEHSMRRLKGSEPTDELDFIDVMLSEIEDDAAFGHSRETIIKATAMNLILAGSDTTSLNLTWLLSILLNNKHALKQAQEELDLKVGRDRWVDDHDIKDLVYLQSVVKETLRLYPPSPLSVPHEAMEDCHVCGYYVPKGTRLLVNVWKLHRDPRIWEDPEKFLPERFLTSHASIDASGQHFEFIPFGSGRRACPGYTFALQVSYLALARLLQGFEFTTPSNMPVDMMEGLGITLPKATPLEVLLTPRLASRLYQS